Genomic DNA from Porites lutea chromosome 4, jaPorLute2.1, whole genome shotgun sequence:
aaggcgacacgcggcggggagcctccccgccgcgtgtcggcTTTTCTCGCGTGgcgtgattttcacgcgcgctcgcgtttcgctcgctttaCTATCCccgaggaaaaatgggggactactcgtagtctgttGTTAAGGTTATTTCAATTGTTTGTTTCTGTCCTTATTTGTGGCCTCAATGAAAACTAATGGCCGGTTATCAGTAATTGTGCTACCCccaatacatttttttttcaattttttttttcagatggtGTTAATTCTGTAATGAGCAACATTTCGTATTCTGCGCAATCGAACTCACAGTTCTTTTACACATTTTGCACACCACTTTAATGACAACCATCTTTAACAGGAAGACTTCCCTTTTTGCAGGTTGTTTATAGATATGTCAAAAATTGACAAAGCTGTTTCCAACCACCTTGGATTGGAAAGCACTAACGACAACAGTGAAAGCAAAGTTTCTGTTTGTCCATATGATGGGATATGGGATGCCGTTAGTGAAGCTGCTAAGAATGGAGCCCGTATTTGGGTAGGGAATATTGTTTTGGTTGTACTTGGGTAAACTCGATCTATATACATGTAGAAAGCCAGCAACATGGAAAACAGTACTGTCAAATCTATCGACACTCCTTCTCTGCTAACTTTACGTACTGTTTGTCTACTTTTATAAAGATTAAAATCTTTTGCACCAGGCTTTTGCACATTCTCTCTCTTTACAGTGAAACATCGATGTAACGAAGAACCAAGCGACTGGTAAAATATGCTCGCTATAACGCAGTTTTTTTTGTCGAGGTTCTTCACGTTCAGACTTTCCCTAACATGATACCATTACTTGTACAAAGAATATCGTTTTTTATTCCCCCAACTTCGTGATTTACATGTCCAGTTATATATAAGAGCCATTTTACGTGTTTACATGTGTCGCATATGAGCTCTAAATTCAGTGTACTTAGTGCTGTTTATCCtgttttatctattatattattttttcatttattttgttttggcaGATTAGTTCATCATCCAGTGAAGCATTAGCCAGACTCGTTCGTAAGGTATAAAATTAGGTCTCTTCCACACATATCCGGAGAAAGCCAGTCCACGTgtagcgtattcgaatcgtttttTGCACATCCACACGCAAAACAACATACACTcgtatccgtttttgtttgaaaacggagatttctTTCTCCGTTTTAGCCTTCCGTCCACGCGTAAACGGCGTTTTCTGGCACCAAAAACGAAGGCTTTTGAAAATGTTCCCCATTgtagatttttgaaaacgccgggTTGTTAGTGTCATAGGTGGCACATGTTCTGTAAAAGACGTTGTCGTATATACATCATTTCAGCGTTTTAATGTGGATGCGCAAAACCGATTTGAATGCGCCACGTATTTTTTTGGAATACGGAGAAAAAatcttcgttttcaaaaataaccgGATGCGTGTGGACGGAGCCTAAGAGCCCGATTAATCATGAATCTGTACACTGAGCAGGGAAATGATTGAAAGTTGAGTatccaaaaaccaaaaaaaaagtgtcaGCTACCTTGGAAAACATACTACACGCTGCTAGCCAATGGACCAATCACCTTAAATCAAACTATTTAgacatataataataataataataataatttaattcttatattgcgcgctATCCATGAAATGATTaagcgcgcattacatgatttttaTCTATAATAACTTAATAAAGGGTATCTAACTACTAATTATTTGAAATATACtatgacaaaattaaaatatacaacatatgttaaaatactagtaattatcgtgataaaaattaaaaattaaaaaattaataaaaagcttccctaaagaggtgcgttttcagatggcgcttaaaaatccctagatctgtaatagaacgaatctcacgaggtaatacattccaaagtgccggggctgcgacctggaatgatctgtctcctaatgtaaccctacttctataagttggcgttgcaagcaacaaaccatccgaggaggatcttaaattataatttcctgatcttttaattgacacaagttctcttaaatacgttggcgtgaatccatggatggccttaaaaacaaatagcagaatcttaaaactaatgcgttgcctaaccggtagccagtgcagctcGTACAGCAACGGCGTTTTGCGACAGTAGCGTGGCGCGCGACAAACTAGTCTTGCTGCGGCATTTAAAACACGCTGAACCTTATTCAGGTGAGAAGCTGGCAAgccatataaaagactattacaataatctacgCGCGAGGTAACAAACGCATGTACGAGGGCTTTAGTGGTATCTGTACTTAAAAACCTACGGATCCGActtatattatgcaaatgaCAGAATGCTGAGGCGCATTGCTTACTTATGTGGGATGACATATCTAGATTACGATCAAACCATGACCCAAGATTTCGTACAACTGATTTCGCCTCTACGACTGTGTCACCTACAGTAATGTCATTCAAGTTGACTTTCTGTAACTGTTGCCTAGTACCTATAAGCATCAGTTCAGTCTTATCATCGTTTAACATCGGTCGGTCTTCAATCATCCAGTTCCTCAAGTCATGTATGCAGTCATGCATAGCATTTAGCGCGGCCTCGTCCTCCCGTTGCACATCAGGACTGAATGCCAAATACAGCTGTGTGTCATCTGCGTAGCAGTGTACACTTGGGAGGTGCTTGCTGACGATATCAAACAGCTTACTGGTGTAGACCGTAAACAAAAGATGCCCGAGACAACTCCCTTGAGGAACTCCTTGCCCGAGTGGAAAAGCAGACGACAGGCCATCATTTACAGTGACACGCTGTGTACGATCCGCAAGGTACGACGCAAACCATTCTAGTGCCCTGCCATCCACACCAAATCTCGACTTCAAACGATTTAGAAGAGTGTCGTGTCGAACAGTGTCAAAAGCAGCGCTAAGGTCAAGGAGAACTAACAAAGTGACCTTTTGCGCCTCcatattcaacaaaatatcatTCATATATGCAGTCAGCTGTCTGCTCAGCGTGTAAAAACGGGTGAAGGCCAAATCATACGGTACAACTTTGTGGCCACACTGCGTGTTTCATGAGTGACGTTATTTCTTTGTCTACAACACATAGCTTAATGAAAGGGATGAGCAAATCGCAATTTggttaaatgaaataaatttcactCCTGCGCAAAATGTTTTAGCCGATCGTCTCACGTAGCAGGGCAAAACTATAAATCAATCGCCCGGGAACAATTCCGctattcaattaaaaaaatattcaaattaatacagctgtttcgagaaaggttgtcgggaaaagtgcacgcgacaatcccgaaaggtattgtgggtggttttgagttcactcttattcaaagaaatttggaaaaattgcacTAGAGGCCATGGACTTATGTTTGaaagtgctaaaggaaagcaacaaaacgaagttcgacagctacagtgtcacgAACAGTGtgttgatcatatcccatattacctttcgggattgtcgcgtgcacattcgaaatagctgtatattttAGGCATAATGGTCAACAGGGTTCATTTTGTTCATTACAGACTCATCTCATTACTAATCCATCACCACTGGCCCTTAGTAAGGCAATCAAGAATGAAGTAGAAATCGAGGGCATGAAACAAGCTCACGTAagtgatatatatatatgcgTTATTGGCCAAACGGGAGGTTAAGGTGGCTGCTTACTGGCCAAGTTCTTTCTTTTGCGTTGTTCAGGACCAAGACGAAGTCTAGGttaataaaaacgcaaaaaagaacgaGGCTATCTTGACCAATCAAACTTGATCAATAAAGAATTTATCACGCATTTGgtcaaaaagagaacttttctTGCGGGATCgacgcgggaaatcccgagcggCGCAAGATGGGCCCTTCTTGCCGCTCgataagccaatcaaaacacatgaagtgaagtgaagtgacgCCTTTATTTATAGAGGGTAACACTTGACAGTTATGATCttaactgataaacttgtggccctctgttagcataaaatcaataaaatattttaaaagattacaatgtcaatttaaaaagataagaaTTTACATTTATGAAAGCTATAATAGACACaatttaaaaacaagcaaaaatagtATTCGAAAAACtatctagtcttattttaaagaTTGTAACGAATTAATGATTCGAATCATCTTGCCCTATCGCGGATTCatccatataataaatatcaattattttgttattacatGTGAAGCAGTTTCaattataatattttaaaaacaacagtccccccccccaaacAGGAACTGAAGGTCATTTATTTAGTGGGCGCGGCGCCAAGCAAGCGCGGTTGTCCGACCGCTGGTTCTGTCAAAAGGGTGGCGTAATAGTTTTTAACCAGCCACAAAAGATGGCAACGTAAAAAGCCATCACATGTTTTCATTGGCAGATTAGATGATGCAAAAATCTGGGAATACCCCTCGGCCGTTATTTCGTTTGTCCGTCGCTCCCCCGTTTCGCAAGAGAGTTTAGTGTACATCTGAGAGTTGGTAAAATCGTTGGCATTCAAAGAAGATGAGCTACAACCATACAATTATAAACCATAaatctttctctcttttttttcgaGAACAAGCCAGGCTTCATCAATGGGGAACCATAGTCTCCTCTTCTACACCGTCCCAAAAGTGGCCCGCTCATCGCACTTGTTCGCAGCTCTGCAACTGATGAACAAAAGGGTGCTGCGTATGATACTGTTAGTAAACGGGATCCAAATACCACACATAAAATGTGGATAACAATGTCTTTGTCAGTTAGGGAGAAATGCTCAACAAGAGAGACCTAACCTCGAAATACGGACGTTCACCGGCAACAGACCTACCTTGCTTTAAACTGTGCGAATCTCtgtttgcgttttttttaatcTCCTTAGCGTATGCGTTTCATTCTCTGATCAAGCTATTACAATAAACTCTCTGAATATCGAAAGAGCATATAGTAACAATATCAGTTGACTGTGAAAATTTGAGCTCGATATACCGAGTAGTTTCgcagaaattttctttgaaaaactcgAAACTTTACATCTACCCAGCAATTTTGCGGTTTTCGATGGctgctatttcctttgttattgcttggaagagctgaaaattgcacaaattgttcAATTTTACAAACTCTTTCTACTTTTGAATGTAATTTCCGCATACAAGGTTAAGTCGTATGCCAATGAGCAAACGTtagcaaagattcgcctatagtCCTTGTACCAATTTACTCATGGCCTGTTCCtgataaagaaattgtttttaatttcaattcagATACGCGATGCTGTAGCTTTGTGTGAGTACTTCTCCTGGTTGGAGCAAGAGGTTCCGAAAGATGAGCTTACTGAAATCACTGGTGCAGCTAAACTTGAAGAACTGCGAAGGTggtaaattaaataatatttcaGTCTTACAATATAACCTGTGAATGAGACTGACGACTACTAAGTTATCATTTTGATCGAAAAAAAACACAATGCGGATGACATCACattatgtaaataaaatttactTCCCTTGTTTTAATACTTCTGTTTTATAATTTCTTCGGTGAACAGTGTAGCATCTATCTAACTTATTATCTGTTTAATCGGTCGGCATTGTCCGATTTGTTAACCGATTTTTATTTTCCCCCTTGATTATTTGATTGTCAGAAATCAGTAAATTTGTAATTGGTTGATAAATCGCGCGCCAATTTCCAAGGTCTTTAAGGAAGTCACGTGTTATTCCAACACGTTTAATTTCCTGCGCCTGGCGTCGGCTACAGGGaactggaaaaatgaaaaatggggaAAAACCCAACCTTAATCCCTAGTTCTATCAGTACACTTATTACCCATTCTTTGTTCTCTCTCTTCTTTGCTTGTTCCTCGCTCTTCGTTCCCCACTTAGTAACATCCAGAATTTTTTAAgatgcaaaatttaaaaaaaagatgttcgtttcattttctttatttcagaGAGCAAGAGAACTTTATGAGCCTCAGCTTTGAGACAATTTCAGCAGTGGGTCCTAACGGAGCGGTCATTCATTACAGGTATTGATATTAGCGTACAAACAAAATTGTGGTCCTTGTTATGTTGCCTGTCTTGGTTAAAAAATCAAGAATAGAAGTGGACTGCAAttcagtccgtatttttgtgtTGGTCAAGAGCGCAGGAGCGGTGTCACAGTCATATGGGCATCTTCGCGTTtcgggcatccccattcccaaaaacCACAGTGATACGGGCATCCCCGcgaaatttttttctctcgcccCATATGGGCATGTGAGGCTCGCAAGATTCGCTCGAGAATGTCACGGGCTCCTCGGTAAACcaatttttaggaaaacaagGAGCTGTTTTGCGGTCTAACATAAGAGATGTGGATACTTTGGAAGTTTGAGACCAGGTCCCAGCTTTGCGAACCCATCTTAAGCTGATATGTATTTCCTGCAGTATGGTGTCAATACAGTGTGCCGATGTTAAAAAACAATTCTTAGGAGATATCTTAACGAATCTTAACGTAGGAAGTCTTCGTAAATCTGGAGCCTGGGGTAAAATGAAGACTTGACTATAATTAACATACAGACCACgggccggttatttaaacggaatTTAACTAGTTTTTAACAAAATCGCATTCTAAGTTATTTTCAGTTTGTCCAACGCTCTATAGTAAACATCATTGCCGTGAACAGTTACATTAAAGCATATAGTTTAGACGAGAAAAGTAttcattttcttaaattaacccaccaaggaagagatctggaggtccaaagatttcttaaactgcggtctaagttagacttcgctTAGATAATCGACCATAAGTGTTCAGGAACGCAGGACAAGTAATACATTTTGTGTGCTTGTTTACAGACCAGCTGAAGATACTGACCGTGTTATATCCAATGAAGAGCTATACTTATGTGATTCTGGAGCACAGTTTAAGTAAGTCAGCCGTTTATCTTTCAGTTCTATTCATTCACATTGGGTTTAAAGAATAACTTGAACTTAGTATAGAATTCCTTACTTGTTTTACCTTTCCAGATAAGGGTTGTTAACTGATATTATCTGAAAGAGAGAGTTTGAGATTAAGATTACAAGGGAAAGGAAAGGGTTCATGTATTCCACTTCAACTGAACTAATGAGATGCCATTTTAAAACACTCGGATACTTCggtccctactatactactcCTGTGTAGCTGTCGGCTTTGTCCGGGAGGGGTGTTGTAAACGAGATAGGATTAGGTGATAATTTGTGAACATGTGATGTAAATAGACGTTAGAGAGATCATGGGAAGTAATCGCATCAGGCGTTCATTCTCTAGTTCGGATCGGTTTTGTGTCGTCTGTATATCTCGGAAAGGACCTCGAGTTATTAGCAAAAGGTCTTGTATGGAAAAATTATCTAAAAGTCGAAATAAAGAGTATGGTCATTTTCAACAAGGGGTTTTAGAAGGAGGGGAAAGCGAGCGAATGGCGTAGCCACTTGTGGAATGGGCCTACACGGTGCCTGCTTACGCAGCGTTGCCGCTCTTTTGCGCGCTGACCAAAACCGTCAGTTACGTAGGCTAAGATCAAGTCTGTGCACGACTTCATTCTTTTTACCTTATCGgactttttaatgttttcatttGCGTTCTAGAGATGGAACAACTGATGTGACCCGAACTTGGCATTTCGGAGCTCCCACAAAGTGGGAACGGGTAAGTAGAACATGGGTCACGTGATGCTTTACTTTCAAGAGTGCGGTGTAATACGTcgattagactgcaaaacagtcggggtTTTTTTCAAATTCGGTTTTGCAAGGCGCGGAGCTTCGAAGCGAAGCGATTAAAAAGCTGCCGTGGACGATTTTGGAATAAGAGCttccagtgccgagaaatacggcTGCCAGTAAAATTGTTAATGGCGTTATCTCGTTGCTAtaacaactccgatgtcatggTAACCctgatcaaaacaaattttcatcattatctaatacagctgtggtggcCACTGgtgatttttccaaatctttgttaatggcgacgtagtttaagCTCAAACTTGAGAGATACTCATCCTGAAAAACCCCATCGAGGCaccttaaaaataactttagaaAGCAGGTAACCCTGTCTTAAATACCACGAATTGCATCGCAGGGTTTACTTGTTAAACCTAAATAGTAGCTGAAATCCTGTAACCAACTTTTTGCTCCCCTAACGTTTAAGTAGCTTTTGACAAAACTATCCTTGGAAACTTTGCCCGACTATCGGGTTCCCCTGCTCGCACACTCCGACCAATTAACTCTAAAAATTGAAGTTAAAAGTCTTTTCTTAGAGAAGTCGGCAAACTTAGAGATAAAGAGTAAATTTTCATTCGTTGCTCCAATTTCTTTCCATTGACAGGGCGAGAattgttttctgtattcagcTTCACGAAGTCGCAAAACATTTTCTATATTTGGAAGCCCTTACATTGGTAgatttcttcttacttttataggAATGTTTTACGCGTGTGTTAAAAGGCCATATTGCACTGGCAAGAGCTGTCTTCCCCAACAAGACTACAGGTTTGTCAATTTGTCCTGTAACGCGTAGAAGTAACAAACTTGTACCAATTTAATGGTACCTTAGTTATTGTGGGTGTGTAATACATTCACACCTCAAGCGCGCCTAACTTGCCCTGTGGATTCGTATCCCTTGTGATACTTGTGACTTCACAAATTTTAACCTTTTTAGGCAAACAAGCGCGGTTCAATTAAAcaggctaaagaaaaaaaatgaaacgcaAAAATAAGATATAACTTTGACACGAAAATTCTAATAAAGATCTTTTTCCACGTCGTCTAACTGCCCTCAAAGTAATTTCAGGATCCTCGGAATTTTCGCAAAAACATCTCGCAGCGAAATGAGGCTTAGTTACTGCCtagcaaaaggaaaaaacggGGGAAGGAAAACGAAAGAAGCtgagaggagagaaagcgaaaggTAAAGACGAAAGGACAGAGTTGTTCTTTAATGTTGAACGtttttaaatatgttttatCGAACCTCTCCTTAAGAGATAGGCATTCTTCCGCAAACACATGACTTGATGCTTATAAACTTCACTTTTACGTGGAATAATGCAGACCTCTGTAACAACAACGAACGTAGGGGAaaacattttatatatttcctGTTCTTCACATTTTTGAGCTGCTTTCCTTTTTCTCAAAAATGCCGTGTGTCTACAACTTCATTCCAAGCACGAGACAAACAAGTTTGACTAACATGAAACGTAATTTTAGGCAGTGTGGGGAAGAGCATTTATAGAAAGCTATTTCGCAGTTTAATTAGCTTATTACTCAACGAAACACTCGACTTCTAACAACGGGTGTTTTTTGTAGGACACAGACTGGACGCTCTAGCCCGCATGGCGTTGTGGGATGTGGGACTGGATTTTTTGCATGGAACGGGACATGGAATTGGCTCATTTTTAAACGTACACGAGGGTAAGCGACGTCCGTGCGTCCTTTAGGGACTAGGACATTTGTGCTACTTAGATATTATTTTCGTAAAACTCTTGACTTAAATGTCAAATGAACCTCATTCGCTTTTCATCAGCCAACTACCCGTTACAAATCACACGATATTCCCTATGTTTAAAATCCTGTATCCTTTAAGGAAATTGTGTTATATGAGCAATATCATAAGAGCTTACTTCTTTAAGTACTATCACGTGACATGGGAGAATTCAACAGAGCAGGATGCCTTATCTCTCATTCAACTGGCTAATAGTCACCTTCCTTACCGCGGAGATCCCGAATATACATCTTATTTGTAGCAATTACATGTTCTGTACCAGGAGCCCTCTGTCCACCCAACGGCGTTTTCAAGGACCACTTTATTTTTAGATCAATCTTCTCACGAATTTTGACTATCAAATAAGTGTTACAAATCAGTCAGCAGTTGCTAAAGACAAGAAAATAGTATCTGTGATATTCTGATGATatttacttttccttttttcttttttcatactATATGTACAGATGCGCACACATACGAAGTGGTACTTCCCTAATTTCGCggggaaaatgttaaaaaatgaggctaaaaataaactgatctgtgaaaacgccgttacatagggtgctttccattttgcCAAACCAACCAGTTAGAAACCAGTGGAATTATCAAGAGAAAATGGAACGACATTTTTCAGTTGAAATAGAGTTTTCAATCGAATCAAGCGATCCATTTACATTTCTACCGAAAGTTTGACTACGGGTTAGCAACGTAGGACTGGAAAcgagaatttttggaaatggaaCGGGAAGTTTCGGTCGGACCGGACCGACCGGTCAAAGAGGACCACCTGTGGAGGTGGACCACTTTGACCGGAATGTTTCCACCAGGATCGAACCGTTCCAATTGCGTTTGAACGGAAATTTCCGCAAATTTTGGCATAATGGAAGTACCTATAGCCTAAGAACGGGAGTTTCACGCTTCGGGTTTAAACAGCACTTGGACTTCATAGTTACAGTGGTTGGCAAAAAGAAATGACGTTATCTGTTAGTTGCGTGAAGATTCACTTCTACAGGATGGGCTTCAAGAATCTACCTCAGTCAAGGTTTATGCGATTCTTTTCATTATATATATTATCGTGATAGGTCCTCAGAGGATAGGTAGCCGGACCACTGAGAATGAGGCACCTTTAGAGGCTGGCATGATGGTCACTGATGGTGAGTCACAAGCCTTGATATGGTAGATTTTTCTTACTTCCACCAAGCGTATTCTGCTAACGTTAGAgtgtttaagcttcacgtatacggcaaacggcaaacgtcagattcaagtttagaatttctcaaaatggaaataagcagataaaagcAGCTCAAAACAGTCCTTTTGGATacaaaattgcgtgaaactactaaatTATGTGTAGAAGTAATGAACCGTATTAAACGACAATTAAGGGGAAACttgatcacgtggtacaaatttgcGTGTGCCGTTGGAAATAAACGAGATGATCAACATCTCTTTTAGTTAACGAGTGTTTCGCCTCATCACATTATCAGAAGAAATCTGAACGTATTGTTTTAAAGTAGGAGAACTCATAACAGGCCGTTCGTATCAAATCGCTTAGTGGAGGCTGGGTGCTTGGGATATTCAGGGATGTCCACTCTCGGTATAGCTATCCGTATCCCCTAGACAGTGTTAGATGACCATGGCTAAAAAATCCTCGCCACCCAGCCATGAGCGCCCAAGCCAAACGAAACAAGGCAACCGTCAAACTGACAAATCATTCGGGAAAATAAAGAGAAATAGGGAAGGAGGTAAAAACATGATCTACAGGCTAAACGAAAGCCAGTGGCCGCCAAGAAAACGCGGTACCAAACACATGGAGCTGATGTAAGCAAGGCTGGCTGCGCTTGCGCCACCATACTGACCGCTTACCGATAACACGAAATGGCGGTCTTTGTTGTTGTAACTAATTTAACGACGTCAACATGCAGCCAACGAAATAAAGACAAACGACCGACCTTTCTAAATTGCTACACTCCAAGACTTGACTAGTCTCCCATGAAGCCTATTTTGTCTCGTCAAGCATCGCGTtacgtgacgagacaaaaacggcttcACCTGCAGTGCAGGATCTCATGAAAGGTTTTTCCCAGCCGCTTTTTTGTTTCGAAAGTTTTTCAAAGAAGGTTGGTTTTTTGGATGTTTTCTCAAGCGTCCTTTATAACTAGTATAAGATACTATTGAattaaaaacacaaaaccacaaactaatggTTGTTTTTCTCCGTAGAACCTGGCTTCTATGAAGATGGTTCTTTTGGAATCCGCATTGAAAATGTGTTGCTTGTAAAACCTGTGGTGCTAGAGGTAATGACCGATGATTATTGACGTTTCtctttagatattttttatcatttattatttatttatttatttatatatctATTTATTTCAAGTCACTCctgtttttctttgaacagAACAACTTTAAGAACAGAGGATATCTAGGCTTTGAACCTGTTACGCTGGTAAGCATGTTCATCAGTTTACCGTTTATGACGAAGGTCCGGCAGCTTCAACCTCTCACTTACAAAAACCGAAATTAATAATAAGCATTCAATGACTGGCCCCAAGGGAAAaagtcattaagtgttttgttaacCTCCCAactcaaaaataaataagttataAATGCGACTGCGAGAAATATTTACTTGGCGCCACTTGCCTGCGtcacagacgtaatttaacctcagttagtaacgtctgcgaagcagcgccaaTATcctgttctgggcccccaacggactcaacgaattaccggaagtgcgttcagaatttcccttcaaaatgattggcaaatcgacaatggttTTTTAACAtgcaggccaatcatggcgcgtacttAAATCCTGGTGCACAGGagagggcccagaacaaggattttggcactCAGTGTTTCgcagacagacttaaccagagtttagtttcgtctgtggcgcaggctaggCGCGACTGGCATGTAAACATACCATCGTTTCCAGGTGCACGCCTTGATCATGGTGTTGGTGAGCTTTTCTCGGCCAAGAGAGATTGATTGTTTTGACTCATGGCACGTAATACGCTCTCTTGTGATCGGAAAACGCGCTTTTgtgggaagaaaaagaaagtctcGTTTTGTAAAATATTGGGGATACGATTAGTACCATGCAAAATGACTACCAAAGAGGTTTGATTTTAAAGGCCACACCACGGTTTTCAGTTCGTGCACTTTGATCTAAATTTTCTATCTGTTTAGGAGTATATAAccgatttttttatttgcttgatGAAATTCGACACAGTGTCCTAATAAAAACAGCGAAAAAAGCACATTCATTGGTCTAGCTTCCCCTCGTTTTAACCCTCGAaaaacgtgattttttttttgttcgtcgGGGTACGAAACCGGGTAAGGAAGAACAAGAACGCTTGTTCGTCATTTTCTCAGGGGATTTAGTCGACTTAATATAATAACACAACAGGTCCAGTGAAATACGTCGatgaaatattttattgattacaTTTTGTCTTCTCCTAAATAATGATTAAACAACAATCGATCCATCACTTAACTTTAATTACACAGCTTCTGTTTTGTCAACGGGCCTTTTAAATGGTACAAGTTGACTGTGAGGgctgaaaaaaactgaaagagcCCCTTATCTTGAGCAGTTTGCGCAGTTTTCAGGTCTCTGCAATCAATAGAGACCTTGAGATCGAGGTTTGATCATTTTACTGCAAACGACAAACTGCGGTTTGTGGTTAACGGTTTCACGTTACCAgtctgcccatatttgggacttaAAGATTCTCGGGTAGTAAGTCGcggctgccatgtttgttttcattcatccacttacttctattttagctgagaaattgtcttcaaaattaccttttttgaaATAGAATTCGATAATCAGTAAGCAAAAGAGTTATAAAAAGtcgtatttcttctcaaacgtAAGATTGTGATGTGTTAGGGCCTGGAGCGTGGTCTagccatagttattagaggagactggttatgaaaagcggcaaacatcaatgataaaaacaacagtgctgcagtttatgttggaagcaccctgaaagtgcacaatcctttgttttctgttggcaaattgttacggaataaattaatgcaacgtttttattggtcaatacaatcaaaatgataggaattcttttgaacgttgtgcactttcaggtccacaaaaacatataacaaaggagtctgacaggtttcataaccat
This window encodes:
- the LOC140933801 gene encoding xaa-Pro aminopeptidase 1-like isoform X2; translated protein: MAKQTGHLLRQLRSLMRSKHLLSEAIQAYIIPSEDAHQNEYLASCDLRREFISGFSGSAGTAIVTDTLAALWTDGRYFLQAEKQLDSNWTLMKHGLPDTPTQEEWLIQVLSSGSKVGVDPCVITHDKWQKMSRALSAAGLSLVSTETNLVDQVWEDHGRPDPPNEGLIVMDMSYTGKSWHDKVKEVREKMTKKKADALVITALDEIAWLFNLRGSDVVFNPVFFAYAMIKQDEVMLFIDMSKIDKAVSNHLGLESTNDNSESKVSVCPYDGIWDAVSEAAKNGARIWISSSSSEALARLVRKTHLITNPSPLALSKAIKNEVEIEGMKQAHIRDAVALCEYFSWLEQEVPKDELTEITGAAKLEELRREQENFMSLSFETISAVGPNGAVIHYRPAEDTDRVISNEELYLCDSGAQFKDGTTDVTRTWHFGAPTKWERECFTRVLKGHIALARAVFPNKTTGHRLDALARMALWDVGLDFLHGTGHGIGSFLNVHEGPQRIGSRTTENEAPLEAGMMVTDEPGFYEDGSFGIRIENVLLVKPVVLENNFKNRGYLGFEPVTLFPVQTKLLLPSMLTTEEVEWINWYHGLCAEKVGAALREQGRTSALNWLLKETVPIG